In one window of Echeneis naucrates chromosome 17, fEcheNa1.1, whole genome shotgun sequence DNA:
- the ptchd3b gene encoding patched domain-containing protein 3, protein MAKWRTDCLERPLRIYFEKLGCFIGCHPWWFLITPLVLSTGLGCGFYFITDRMCNNIEEQFTPVDGKAKMERKYIQETFPGNESVFSTLRLSTSGNYATLIATNDRNILTVESLQDILHLDYKIRNMLVQLDNQSFQYVDVCAGVMGSCTPNDIIDIIKGYANNIESVNLTFPWYHSNSRSVPLYLSLGNVKLNKESLIVESAEAIRLYYHLREDTKAKSDLWLESFINLLSNESSTSIQVSYSTSMSIQWEFEKSPASVIYLFSISYAIAITFSIVSCWRLDNVRTKVWVAFCGVLATGLAVLSGFGALLLLGQPFVMTAASCPFMILGIGLDDMFIMISCWQRTRVLDSIPDRMAHTYRDAAVSITITTLTDALALFLGCTSPFGSVQSFCLYAGVSICFCYLYNITFLGACMALNGHREAGRKHWLTCAKIPEDLPSGTSRGSSICCTGGSYNSVTEKEETECISHILEKLYGPFLTHKLTKAYVFVFYVCYLAVSIYGCWILKEGLDIRNLALDDSYIIDYYNNQSQHFSEYSCNVMVAVKQPFPYWDVDRQKQLLSCVSNFESMKHVNSTFAWFFSFQEFANATNLSISSQDAFQSHLPHFLELTPMFRQDINMSAANEIQASRFFIQILNQVPMKDTMVGLRETAEECPVELLVYHPAFIYADQYTIIIDNTIQTVLVALIAMLMVSLALIPNILCSVWVAFSICSVIVGVTGFMGLCSINLDSISMINLIMCVGFSVDFSAHASYSFVSSPKHDLNEKAVDALAHLGYPILQGALSTVLGVAVLSLSMSYIFRTFFKVVFLVVAFGLLHGLVFIPVFLTLFGDFEVCC, encoded by the exons ATGGCCAAGTGGCGCACTGACTGCCTGGAGAGACCCCTGCGGATCTACTTTGAAAAGCTTGGCTGCTTTATTGGATGCCATCCCTGGTGGTTCTTGATCACCCCTCTTGTTCTTTCCACAGGTCTGGGGTGTGGgttttatttcatcacagaCAGGATGTGCAACAATATTGAAGAACAGTTCACTCCTGTTGATGGTAAAGCCAAGATGGAGAGGAAATACATTCAAGAAACGTTTCCAGGAAATGAGTCTGTATTTTCAACTTTAAGGTTGAGCACAAGTGGGAATTATGCAACTCTAATAGCTACAAATGACCGAAACATCCTGACGGTGGAGTCACTTCAGGACATCCTACACTTGGACTATAAAATCAGGAACATGTTGGTGCAGTTAGACAACCAGTCATTTCAATATGTAGATGTCTGTGCTGGCGTGATGGGATCCTGCACCCCCAATGATATTATAGATATTATCAAAGGCTATGCCAACAATATAGAGTCAGTCAATTTGACATTCCCGTGGTATCACTCAAATTCTAGGAGTGTTCCCCTATATTTAAGTCTGGGTAACGTGAAATTAAATAAGGAGAGCTTGATTGTTGAAAGTGCTGAAGCCATACGGCTCTATTACCATTTAAGAGAAGACACCAAAGCAAAAAGTGATCTGTGGTTGGAAAGTTTCATCAATTTGCTCTCCAATGAATCATCCACTTCCATTCAG GTGTCATACTCCACCTCCATGTCGATTCAATGGGAGTTTGAGAAATCCCCAGCttctgtcatttatttgttCTCCATCTCCTACGCCATTGCCATCACATTTTCAATTGTATCATGTTGGAG GCTGGATAACGTGCGGACAAAGGTGTGGGTGGCATTTTGTGGTGTGCTCGCCACAGGTCTGGCAGTCCTGAGTGGTTTTGGTGCTCTGTTGTTGCTGGGCCAACCTTTTGTCATGACAGCGGCCTCCTGCCCTTTCATGATATTGG GCATTGGACTTGATGATATGTTCATCATGATCTCCTGCTGGCAGAGGACACGTGTTCTGGACAGCATTCCAGACCGGATGGCTCACACATACAGGGACGCTGCCGtctccatcaccatcaccaccctgACTGATGCTCTGGCTCTTTTCCTTGGCTGCACCTCCCCCTTTGGCTCGGTGCAATCTTTCTGCCTTTATGCTGGGGTTTCTATTTGCTTCTGCTATTTGTACAACATCACTTTTTTGGGGGCATGCATGGCTTTGAATGGACACAGGGAAGCAGGAAGAAAACACTGGTTAACATGCGCCAAGATCCCTGAGGACTTACCGTCCGGGACGTCAAGAGGTTCCAGCATCTGTTGTACTGGAGGAAGCTACAATTCAGTGactgaaaaagaggaaactgaGTGCATAAGCCACATTTTGGAAAAGTTATATGGCCCTTTTCTGACCCACAAACTGACTAAAGcttatgtatttgttttctaCGTTTGCTATCTGGCTGTTAGCATCTATGGGTGTTGGATCTTAAAGGAGGGACTTGATATCAGGAATCTGGCTTTGGATGATTCCTACATCATCGATTACTACAACAATCAAAGCCAGCACTTCTCTGAATATAGTTGCAATGTGATGGTGGCCGTGAAACAGCCCTTTCCATACTGGGACGTGGACAGGCAGAAGCAATTGCTCTCATGCGTTTCAAATTTTGAAAGTATGAAACACGTCAACAGTACATTTGCttggtttttttcatttcaagagTTTGCAAATGCAACCAATCTCAGCATAAGCTCTCAAGATGCTTTCCAAAGTCATCTGCCACATTTCTTAGAGCTGACTCCAATGTTCAGACAAGACATTAACATGAGTGCAGCCAATGAGATTCAGGCGTCTCGCTTTTTCATTCAGATACTGAACCAAGTCCCAATGAAGGACACGATGGTTGGACTTAGGGAAACAGCAGAGGAATGTCCAGTAGAGCTCCTGGTGTACCACCCTGCTTTCATTTACGCTGACCAGTATACCATCATCATAGACAACACCATTCAAACCGTCCTAGTGGCTCTGATTGCGATGCTAATGGTCTCCCTTGCCCTGATACCCAACATCCTTTGCTCTGTGTGGGtggctttttccatttgttcAGTGATTGTTGGTGTGACGGGATTCATGGGGCTGTGCAGTATAAACCTGGACTCCATCTCCATGATCAACCTTATCATGTGTGTTGGTTTCTCTGTGGATTTTTCAGCACATGCCTCTTATTCTTTCGTCAGTAGTCCTAAACATGATCTCAATGAAAAAGCAGTGGACGCCTTGGCCCATTTAGGGTATCCTATTCTGCAGGGAGCGCTGTCCACTGTGTTAGGGGTGGCTGTGCTGTCCTTGTCTATGAGTTACATCTTTAGGACATTTTTTAAGGTTGTGTTTCTTGTGGTTGCCTTTGGGCTACTTCATGGCTTAGTTTTTATCCCAGTGTTTCTGACATTGTTTGGAGACTTTGAAGTCTGTTGttaa